One Pseudomonas sp. FP1742 genomic window carries:
- a CDS encoding thermostable hemolysin, giving the protein MHDFDWNIPLPLHFGQAETPQMSLARALPDDAQRPVFEAFIQQRFRKAHGADIRHFMPQLFGMSDESGTLCAVAGLRLASTEPLFLERYLDEAIDTLISAAAGQPVDRAGIVEVGNLAASDTGSARLSIIAITYLLAMGGLEWVAFTGNIGLVNSFHRLGLKPVTLCAADPERLGEDRHHWGSYYESQPWVHVGNIRAGFIHLRNIGLFNRLGLPTSLEESSHVA; this is encoded by the coding sequence ATGCACGATTTCGACTGGAACATCCCTCTGCCCCTGCACTTCGGTCAAGCCGAAACCCCGCAGATGAGCCTGGCCAGGGCCTTGCCGGACGATGCCCAGCGCCCCGTCTTCGAAGCTTTTATCCAGCAGCGGTTTCGCAAGGCCCATGGCGCCGATATCCGCCATTTCATGCCGCAACTGTTCGGCATGAGCGATGAGTCCGGCACGCTGTGTGCGGTAGCCGGCTTACGACTGGCCAGTACCGAACCCTTGTTTCTGGAGCGTTACCTGGACGAGGCGATCGATACGCTGATCAGCGCCGCTGCTGGCCAACCCGTGGACCGGGCCGGGATTGTCGAGGTCGGTAACCTCGCCGCCAGCGATACCGGCAGCGCGCGACTGAGTATCATCGCCATCACCTACCTGTTGGCCATGGGCGGGCTGGAATGGGTGGCGTTCACCGGCAATATCGGGCTGGTGAACAGTTTCCATCGCCTGGGTTTGAAGCCGGTGACGCTGTGCGCCGCCGACCCCGAGCGGCTGGGTGAGGACCGTCACCACTGGGGCAGTTATTACGAGAGCCAGCCATGGGTGCACGTCGGCAACATCCGCGCCGGTTTCATTCATCTGCGCAATATCGGTCTGTTCAATCGCCTGGGGTTGCCAACCTCCCTTGAGGAGTCCAGCCATGTCGCCTGA
- a CDS encoding TenA family transcriptional regulator produces MSFFDTLQEATQQERHELFNLPIILDALEGKVSLDSYRAFLAQAYYHVRHTVPLMMACGARLPQRLEWLRKAVCEYIEDEYGHEQWVLDDIAACGGDKDAVRDGRPSLPIELMISFLYDLIARDNPVGLFGMVNVLEGTSIALATHAAGSIRERLALPETAFSYLSSHGSLDIEHMQTYCRLMNMLEDPADQAAVIHASKVVYKLYTDMFRGLPRDGENLHAPV; encoded by the coding sequence ATGAGTTTTTTCGACACTCTGCAAGAAGCCACCCAGCAGGAACGCCACGAGTTGTTCAACCTGCCGATCATCCTCGATGCCCTTGAGGGCAAGGTCAGCCTGGACAGCTACCGCGCCTTCCTCGCCCAGGCCTACTATCACGTGCGCCATACCGTACCGTTGATGATGGCGTGCGGCGCACGTCTGCCGCAGCGCCTGGAATGGTTGCGCAAAGCGGTGTGCGAGTACATCGAGGACGAATACGGCCATGAACAATGGGTACTCGATGACATCGCGGCCTGTGGCGGTGACAAAGACGCCGTGCGTGACGGCCGTCCCTCGCTGCCAATCGAGTTGATGATCAGCTTCCTCTACGACCTGATTGCCCGGGACAACCCGGTAGGCCTGTTCGGCATGGTCAACGTGCTGGAAGGCACCAGCATTGCCCTGGCCACCCACGCGGCCGGCAGCATCCGCGAACGCCTGGCGCTGCCGGAAACCGCCTTCAGCTACCTGAGCTCCCACGGCTCGCTGGATATCGAACACATGCAGACCTACTGCCGCTTGATGAACATGCTCGAAGACCCGGCCGATCAGGCCGCGGTGATTCATGCCTCGAAGGTCGTGTACAAGCTCTACACCGACATGTTCCGCGGCCTGCCGCGTGATGGGGAGAATCTGCATGCGCCCGTCTGA
- a CDS encoding response regulator: protein MRLLLIEDDVALGEGIHQALGREGYTVDWLQDGSSALHSLLSETFDVAVLDLGLPRMDGLEVLRRLRDSGSNLPVLILTARDATEDRIAGLDAGADDYLVKPFDLAELKARLRALLRRSAGRAQVLIEHAGISLNPGTQQVSYQGEPVALTPKEYQLLHELLSPPGRVMTRDHLMQLLYGWNEEAESNTLEVHIHHLRKKFSTDLIRTIRGVGYLVEERR from the coding sequence GTGCGTTTATTACTGATCGAGGATGACGTGGCCCTCGGCGAGGGCATTCATCAGGCCCTGGGCCGTGAGGGTTACACCGTCGACTGGCTGCAGGACGGCAGCAGCGCCTTGCATTCACTGCTCAGCGAAACGTTCGATGTGGCCGTGCTCGACCTCGGCCTGCCGCGCATGGACGGCCTGGAAGTGTTGCGTCGCTTGCGTGACAGCGGCTCGAACCTGCCGGTGCTGATCCTCACCGCCCGGGATGCCACCGAAGACCGCATTGCCGGGCTGGATGCCGGCGCCGATGATTACCTGGTCAAACCCTTCGACCTGGCCGAACTCAAGGCTCGCCTGCGGGCCTTGTTGCGCCGCAGTGCCGGTCGCGCGCAAGTGCTGATCGAACACGCCGGCATCAGCCTGAACCCCGGCACCCAGCAAGTCAGTTATCAGGGCGAGCCGGTGGCGTTGACGCCCAAGGAATATCAACTGCTCCACGAATTGCTCTCGCCTCCGGGCCGGGTCATGACCCGCGACCACCTGATGCAACTGCTTTACGGCTGGAACGAGGAAGCCGAAAGCAACACCCTGGAAGTGCATATCCATCACCTGCGCAAGAAGTTCTCCACCGACCTGATCCGCACCATTCGTGGGGTGGGTTATCTGGTGGAGGAGCGTCGATGA
- a CDS encoding monovalent cation:proton antiporter-2 (CPA2) family protein, with the protein MPHEGNLLQAAVVFLFAAVLAVPLAKRLQLGAVLGYLFAGVIIGPSVLGLIGNPQSVSHISELGVVLLLFIIGLELSPRRLWVMRKSVFGVGLAQVLLTGTVIGVLALFVFGQSLNSAIVLGLGLALSSTAFGLQSLAERKELTSPHGRLAFAILLFQDIAAIPLIAMVPLLAGGDHTSSAAEDLNHGLRVLGSIAVVVIGGRYLLRPVFRVVAKTGLPEVSTATALLVVIGTAWLMDLVGVSMALGAFLAGLLLADSEYRHELEAQIEPFKGLLLGLFFISVGMGANLSLLLSAPVVVLGLTLLLIAIKLPLLFVVGRLAGGLGKVNAIRLGIVLAAGGEFAFVVFKIGRDQGLFEPRLYDLLVLTITLSMALTPLLLLACARLVKPKVQPVEVPQKFREIDADSPRVVIAGMGRMGQIVARILRAQNIKFIALDTSVETIELSRSFGGVPVFYGDPMRPEILSAAKVEQAEFFVIATDDPDTNIKTAEVVHKLYPHIKIIARARNRQHVHRLVDVGAQAVRETYYSSLEMTRRTLVGLGLTQAQADARIKRFTHHDEQVLEAQHAVYDDAAKVMQTAQEARAELAKLFESDQLEEQAGKV; encoded by the coding sequence ATGCCCCACGAAGGCAACCTGTTGCAAGCCGCTGTCGTCTTTTTGTTCGCGGCGGTGCTCGCCGTTCCCTTGGCCAAGCGCCTGCAACTGGGGGCGGTGCTCGGCTATCTGTTTGCCGGGGTGATCATCGGGCCGTCGGTGCTGGGTTTGATCGGTAATCCACAAAGCGTCAGCCACATTTCCGAGCTCGGGGTGGTGTTGTTGCTGTTCATCATCGGCCTTGAGCTGTCGCCGCGACGTTTGTGGGTGATGCGCAAATCGGTGTTCGGCGTGGGCCTGGCGCAGGTGCTGTTGACCGGTACGGTGATTGGCGTGCTGGCGCTGTTCGTGTTCGGCCAGTCCCTGAACAGTGCCATCGTGTTGGGCCTGGGCCTGGCGTTGTCGTCCACCGCGTTTGGCTTGCAAAGCCTGGCCGAGCGCAAGGAACTGACCAGCCCCCACGGGCGGTTGGCGTTCGCGATTTTGCTGTTCCAGGACATCGCCGCGATCCCGTTGATCGCGATGGTGCCGTTGCTGGCCGGCGGCGATCACACCAGCAGCGCGGCCGAAGATTTGAACCATGGCTTGCGGGTGCTGGGCAGCATCGCGGTGGTGGTGATCGGCGGGCGTTATCTGTTGCGTCCGGTATTTCGCGTGGTGGCCAAGACCGGTCTGCCGGAGGTGTCCACCGCCACCGCGTTGCTGGTGGTGATCGGTACGGCGTGGCTGATGGACCTGGTGGGCGTGTCCATGGCACTCGGTGCGTTCCTCGCCGGCCTGCTGCTGGCGGATTCCGAATACCGTCACGAGCTGGAGGCGCAGATCGAGCCGTTCAAAGGCCTGCTGCTGGGGCTGTTTTTCATCAGCGTCGGCATGGGCGCCAACTTGAGTCTGTTGCTCAGTGCGCCGGTCGTGGTGCTGGGGCTGACCCTGCTGCTGATCGCCATCAAGCTGCCGTTGCTGTTTGTGGTCGGTCGACTGGCCGGGGGCTTGGGCAAGGTCAATGCGATTCGTCTGGGGATCGTGCTGGCGGCCGGTGGTGAATTTGCCTTTGTGGTGTTCAAGATCGGCCGGGATCAGGGTTTGTTCGAGCCGCGCCTGTACGACTTGCTGGTGCTGACCATCACCCTGTCGATGGCGCTGACGCCACTGTTGCTGCTGGCCTGCGCACGCCTGGTCAAACCCAAGGTGCAACCGGTGGAGGTGCCACAGAAGTTCCGCGAAATCGACGCCGACTCGCCCCGCGTGGTCATCGCGGGCATGGGCCGTATGGGGCAGATCGTGGCGCGGATTCTACGGGCGCAGAACATCAAGTTCATCGCCCTCGACACCTCGGTGGAAACCATCGAACTGTCCCGCAGCTTCGGCGGTGTACCGGTGTTTTACGGCGACCCGATGCGCCCGGAAATCCTCAGCGCGGCCAAGGTCGAGCAAGCGGAGTTCTTTGTGATCGCCACCGATGATCCGGACACCAATATCAAGACGGCCGAGGTGGTGCACAAGCTGTATCCGCACATCAAAATCATCGCCCGTGCCCGTAACCGTCAGCATGTGCACCGGTTGGTGGATGTCGGGGCGCAGGCGGTGCGGGAAACCTATTACTCCAGCCTGGAAATGACCCGACGGACCCTGGTTGGACTGGGGCTGACACAAGCCCAGGCGGATGCGCGGATCAAGCGCTTTACCCATCATGATGAACAGGTGCTGGAGGCTCAGCACGCGGTGTATGACGATGCGGCCAAAGTGATGCAGACGGCCCAGGAAGCGCGGGCGGAACTGGCGAAGTTGTTTGAGTCGGATCAGCTGGAGGAGCAAGCGGGTAAGGTTTGA
- a CDS encoding LysR family transcriptional regulator, with amino-acid sequence MFDWNDLRFFLELQRSGRLLTAARRLNTTHATVARHIEAIEKSLGTALFVQHAQGYELTPAGEALLKHAEAMENVALLAQEEITQSTAPLGKIRVGVTEGLGIMFLASRMNGLFERYPGLEVELVAVPRFVSILNREAEISIHLERPAADMLVTRKLTDYRLALYASQAYLDRSPPLRSREDLGRHAWIGYVDDLLFSQELMFLNSFCRNPRVVFHSTSVIAQQQAARSGLGIAVLPCYMASADPELVPLLPDESIQRSYWISTRRELHKSVRLRVLWDYVVGLCEREQELLLGKPV; translated from the coding sequence ATGTTCGACTGGAATGACCTGCGGTTTTTTCTCGAGTTGCAGCGCAGCGGCCGCTTGCTGACCGCCGCTCGCCGCTTGAACACCACCCACGCCACCGTGGCCCGACACATCGAGGCCATCGAAAAAAGCCTCGGCACCGCGCTGTTCGTCCAGCATGCCCAAGGCTACGAACTGACCCCGGCTGGCGAAGCGCTGCTCAAGCACGCCGAGGCCATGGAAAACGTCGCGTTGCTGGCCCAGGAAGAAATCACCCAATCCACCGCGCCGCTGGGCAAGATCCGCGTCGGGGTAACGGAGGGGCTGGGCATCATGTTCCTCGCCAGCCGCATGAACGGCTTGTTCGAACGCTACCCGGGGCTGGAAGTGGAGCTGGTGGCGGTGCCGCGCTTCGTCAGCATCCTCAACCGTGAAGCGGAGATCAGCATTCACCTGGAACGCCCGGCCGCCGACATGCTGGTCACCCGCAAACTCACCGACTATCGACTGGCGCTCTACGCCAGCCAGGCCTATCTGGACCGCTCGCCACCACTGCGCAGCCGCGAAGACCTCGGCCGCCATGCGTGGATCGGCTACGTCGACGACTTGTTGTTCAGCCAGGAACTGATGTTCCTCAACAGCTTCTGCCGCAACCCCCGGGTGGTGTTTCACAGCACCAGCGTCATCGCCCAACAACAGGCCGCTCGCTCGGGCCTGGGGATCGCCGTGCTGCCGTGTTACATGGCCAGCGCCGATCCTGAACTGGTGCCGTTGCTGCCGGATGAAAGCATCCAGCGCAGTTATTGGATCAGTACGCGGCGCGAGCTGCACAAGTCGGTGCGGCTGCGGGTGCTGTGGGATTACGTGGTGGGGTTGTGTGAGCGTGAGCAGGAGTTGTTGTTGGGAAAGCCCGTTTAA
- a CDS encoding tetratricopeptide repeat protein, whose amino-acid sequence MKKILACLLFGVLSQSVWALDAADQQRLNAIQQSWAHIQYELPAEQRSAAFEKLAAQASTFTRERQSLAEAWIWSGIVTSSWAGAQGGLGALSKAKAAKVDLEKALTIDPKALQGSAYTSLAALYDRVPGWPIGFGDADKAEQLLKQALELNPTGIDSLYFWGDHLYRQKRYGEAKQALQKALQAAPRPGRESADAGRRKEIEALLVDVNKKLN is encoded by the coding sequence ATGAAGAAAATTCTCGCCTGCTTGCTGTTCGGGGTACTGAGCCAAAGCGTCTGGGCGCTGGACGCCGCCGATCAGCAGCGCCTCAATGCCATTCAACAAAGCTGGGCGCACATCCAGTACGAATTGCCCGCCGAACAGCGCAGCGCCGCCTTCGAAAAACTCGCAGCCCAGGCCTCGACGTTCACCCGGGAACGCCAATCCCTGGCCGAAGCGTGGATCTGGTCCGGTATCGTCACCAGCAGTTGGGCCGGAGCCCAGGGTGGCCTCGGTGCCCTGAGCAAGGCCAAGGCGGCCAAAGTCGATCTGGAAAAAGCCCTGACCATCGATCCCAAGGCCCTGCAAGGCTCGGCCTACACCAGCCTCGCGGCACTGTATGATCGGGTGCCCGGCTGGCCTATCGGTTTCGGCGACGCCGACAAGGCCGAACAACTGTTGAAGCAGGCCTTGGAGCTGAACCCGACCGGCATCGACAGTCTGTACTTCTGGGGCGATCACCTTTACCGTCAAAAGCGCTATGGTGAAGCCAAGCAAGCACTGCAAAAAGCCCTGCAAGCAGCGCCCCGCCCTGGCCGGGAAAGCGCCGACGCCGGGCGGCGCAAAGAGATCGAAGCGTTACTGGTGGACGTGAACAAGAAACTCAACTGA
- a CDS encoding AMP-binding protein, translating to MSPEMERFKQTLRHHAEHKGNAIALWGDQLKLDYATLYAEVMYRQQRLRDEHVKVVALALDNGTEAMLWDLAILFEGLTCLTLPPFFSPAQRIHCLEQSQAERVIAEPELETELQGAGYEHAGEFWRRPFNGPNRIPEGTAKLTFTSGTTGTPKGVCLSAESLLRVARELDQASKPTHPRHHLALLPLAILLENLGCYAALYAGATLSVPSQKTLGIQGASGVDVPRLLGCLASRAPESLILVPQLLLMLVSAAEQKAFNPQSLRFAAVGGARVSEELLHRAQRIGMPVYEGYGLSECASVVCLNRPGAHRPGSVGRPLPHVEIRLADDGEVLVKGSTLLGYLGQAPYHDEWWPTGDLGEFDPEGFLYLNGRKKHQFITSFGRNVNPEWVEAELTQRRHIAQAFVYGEAMPSNHALLWPHRPDCTDEELATAVAQANEALPDYAQVHHWTRLDQPFTPANGLLTANGRPRRDAIVERYRAQLTESVISEESAP from the coding sequence ATGTCGCCTGAAATGGAGCGTTTCAAACAAACCCTGCGCCATCACGCCGAACACAAAGGCAACGCCATCGCCCTGTGGGGCGATCAGCTGAAACTGGACTACGCCACGCTGTACGCCGAGGTCATGTATCGCCAACAGCGTCTGCGCGACGAGCATGTCAAGGTGGTCGCGCTGGCCCTGGACAATGGCACCGAGGCGATGCTCTGGGACCTGGCTATTCTGTTTGAAGGCCTGACCTGCCTGACGTTGCCGCCCTTCTTCAGCCCGGCACAACGCATCCATTGCCTGGAACAGAGCCAGGCCGAACGGGTGATTGCCGAACCGGAACTGGAAACCGAGCTGCAAGGGGCCGGCTACGAACACGCTGGCGAATTCTGGCGCCGTCCCTTCAACGGACCGAACCGAATACCCGAAGGCACCGCCAAACTCACCTTCACTTCCGGCACCACCGGCACGCCCAAAGGTGTATGCCTGAGCGCCGAAAGCCTTTTGCGGGTGGCCCGTGAGCTGGATCAGGCGAGCAAGCCCACCCACCCGCGACATCACCTGGCACTGCTGCCCCTGGCGATCCTGCTGGAAAACCTCGGCTGTTATGCCGCGCTGTATGCCGGCGCGACCCTCAGCGTGCCGAGCCAGAAAACCCTGGGCATTCAGGGCGCCAGCGGTGTCGATGTGCCGCGCTTGTTGGGGTGTCTGGCCTCCCGCGCGCCCGAGAGTTTGATCCTGGTGCCACAGTTGTTGCTGATGCTGGTCAGCGCCGCCGAGCAAAAAGCGTTCAACCCCCAATCGTTGCGTTTTGCCGCCGTGGGCGGTGCGCGGGTTTCCGAAGAACTGCTGCATCGTGCCCAGCGCATCGGCATGCCGGTGTACGAGGGTTACGGATTGTCGGAATGCGCGTCGGTGGTGTGCCTCAACCGCCCTGGAGCACACCGCCCCGGCAGCGTCGGCCGGCCCCTGCCCCATGTCGAAATTCGCCTGGCCGACGACGGCGAAGTGCTGGTCAAGGGCTCGACCCTGCTCGGCTATCTGGGGCAAGCGCCCTACCACGATGAATGGTGGCCGACCGGCGATCTCGGCGAGTTCGACCCGGAAGGTTTTCTCTACCTCAACGGGCGCAAGAAGCATCAGTTCATCACCAGTTTCGGACGCAACGTCAACCCGGAATGGGTCGAGGCCGAACTCACCCAGCGTCGCCACATCGCCCAGGCGTTCGTCTACGGCGAAGCGATGCCGAGCAACCACGCCCTGCTCTGGCCCCATCGGCCGGACTGCACCGATGAAGAACTGGCCACCGCCGTGGCCCAGGCCAATGAGGCCTTGCCCGATTACGCTCAGGTTCATCACTGGACCCGTCTCGATCAACCGTTCACCCCCGCCAACGGCTTGCTGACCGCCAATGGCCGACCGCGCCGCGACGCCATCGTCGAGCGTTACCGGGCGCAGCTCACCGAATCCGTTATTTCCGAGGAATCTGCACCATGA
- a CDS encoding SDR family oxidoreductase has protein sequence MRPSEARVVLTGASGGIGLAIAGTLCASGAHVLAVARHRESLEPLLERYPEQLRWVGADLTSPDDRRNVLAAAEAIGGINLLINAAGVNHFAMLEQLDDSEVNAMLAVNVGAPICLTKLLLPLLKQAESAMVVNVGSTYGSIGYPGYASYCATKFALRGFSEALRRELADTRINVLYVAPRATRTSMNSAAAQALNDALKANVDDPQTVASAVIHAIAGDRRDLYLGWPERFFVRLNSLLPHLVDRGLRKQLPLIRRLSQKTDKESLKP, from the coding sequence ATGCGCCCGTCTGAGGCTCGCGTGGTATTGACCGGAGCCAGCGGCGGCATCGGCCTGGCCATCGCCGGCACCCTGTGTGCCAGTGGCGCCCATGTATTGGCCGTGGCCCGGCATCGGGAGTCGCTGGAGCCCTTGCTCGAACGCTACCCGGAGCAGTTGCGCTGGGTCGGTGCGGACCTGACCTCGCCCGACGACCGGCGCAACGTGCTGGCCGCGGCCGAAGCAATCGGCGGCATCAACCTGCTGATCAATGCCGCGGGCGTCAATCACTTCGCCATGCTCGAACAGCTCGATGACAGCGAGGTCAACGCCATGCTGGCAGTGAATGTCGGCGCACCGATCTGCCTGACCAAGTTGTTGCTGCCGCTGCTCAAGCAGGCCGAGAGTGCCATGGTGGTGAACGTCGGTTCGACCTACGGCTCCATCGGCTACCCCGGTTACGCCAGCTATTGCGCCACCAAGTTTGCCCTGCGCGGTTTCTCCGAAGCCCTGCGCCGGGAACTGGCCGATACCCGGATCAACGTGCTCTACGTCGCCCCCCGGGCGACCCGCACCAGCATGAACAGTGCGGCGGCCCAAGCGCTGAACGATGCGCTCAAAGCCAATGTCGACGACCCGCAAACCGTTGCCTCGGCGGTCATCCACGCCATTGCCGGTGACCGTCGCGACTTGTACCTGGGCTGGCCGGAACGCTTTTTCGTGCGTCTGAACAGTCTGTTGCCGCATCTGGTGGACCGTGGCTTGCGCAAGCAATTGCCGCTGATCCGTCGCCTGAGTCAGAAGACCGATAAGGAGAGCCTCAAACCATGA
- a CDS encoding ATP-binding protein, whose translation MTSIRRRTLTLIIGLMLTGLAILSVFNLHDSNHEIAEVYDAQLAQNARLLQGVMRMPLASHEHAELYQAFNKALSEAVPGVDGHPYEGKIAFQVWNRKGEVLVHTASAPSFTAPPTTHGFSDVVDLNNRHWRVFVLEDKQNDLSIWVGERDDVRADLVDRIVRHTLWPNVLGSLILAAMVWLAIGWGLKPLADMAATLRARHSGSLEPLQLTPLPSELEPMQAALNRMLAQIQEVLGRERRFIADAAHELRTPLAVLRVHAQNLQEAGTEQERRESLAFLIAGVDRASRLVNQLLTMARLEPKAVAPVLHSIDLSETVRASLAQLTPWLLSRNLELAFDAEDRPFKVLADAGAIDIALNNLVTNAANFSPEHGVITVQLSQDDGFYNLSVQDQGPGIDEADRARLFERFYSRGNTGGAGLGLAIVNTIATRLGGRITLVNPPEGGLRATLSIPVDQHH comes from the coding sequence ATGACTTCGATCCGGCGTCGTACCCTGACGCTGATCATCGGCCTGATGCTGACGGGGTTGGCAATCCTCAGCGTGTTCAACCTGCACGACAGCAATCACGAAATCGCCGAAGTCTACGACGCCCAACTGGCGCAGAACGCCCGGCTGCTGCAGGGTGTGATGCGCATGCCACTGGCCAGTCATGAACACGCCGAACTGTATCAAGCGTTCAACAAGGCCTTGAGTGAAGCGGTGCCGGGCGTCGATGGTCACCCCTATGAAGGCAAAATTGCCTTTCAGGTGTGGAATCGCAAGGGCGAAGTGCTGGTGCACACCGCCAGTGCCCCCTCCTTCACCGCGCCGCCGACGACACATGGTTTCAGCGATGTGGTGGATTTGAACAACCGTCATTGGCGGGTGTTCGTGCTCGAAGACAAACAGAACGACCTGAGCATCTGGGTCGGTGAACGGGACGACGTGCGTGCGGACCTGGTCGACCGGATCGTGCGTCACACGCTGTGGCCCAATGTGTTGGGCAGCCTGATTCTAGCGGCCATGGTCTGGCTGGCCATTGGCTGGGGACTCAAACCCCTGGCCGATATGGCGGCGACGTTGCGGGCACGGCACAGCGGTTCTCTGGAGCCGTTGCAACTGACGCCGTTGCCCAGCGAACTGGAACCGATGCAAGCGGCGCTCAATCGCATGCTCGCGCAAATTCAAGAGGTGCTTGGCCGTGAGCGGCGCTTCATCGCCGACGCCGCCCACGAATTACGCACACCACTGGCCGTATTGCGGGTGCATGCGCAAAACCTGCAGGAGGCCGGCACGGAACAGGAACGTCGTGAGTCCCTGGCGTTTCTGATTGCCGGGGTCGATCGCGCCAGCCGTCTGGTCAATCAGTTGTTGACCATGGCCCGTCTAGAACCCAAGGCCGTGGCGCCGGTGCTGCACAGCATCGACCTGAGCGAAACCGTGCGCGCCAGCCTGGCCCAGCTCACACCCTGGTTGCTGAGCAGGAACCTGGAACTGGCTTTCGACGCCGAAGACCGGCCTTTCAAAGTCCTTGCCGATGCCGGCGCCATCGACATCGCCCTGAACAACCTGGTCACCAACGCGGCGAATTTTTCGCCGGAGCACGGCGTCATCACCGTGCAACTGAGCCAGGACGACGGGTTCTACAACTTGAGCGTCCAGGACCAGGGACCGGGCATCGACGAAGCGGATCGCGCACGATTGTTCGAACGCTTTTACAGCCGTGGAAACACTGGGGGCGCGGGCCTGGGGCTGGCCATCGTCAACACCATCGCGACGCGGCTGGGTGGGCGGATTACTCTGGTCAATCCGCCGGAAGGTGGGTTGCGGGCGACCCTGTCGATTCCTGTTGACCAGCACCATTGA
- a CDS encoding cytochrome b, protein MTPDSAVHRYGKLSITLHWLMLALFIGVYGCIEIKGLLPRGNDLRGLFLGLHGLFGLSIFALVWVRLLGRLTPRPPITPALPTWQTGASHLMHLALYVLMIATPLLAWLMLAAGGKPMPYFEFFLPAPVAVDPVLAKQFKHWHEWLGSAGYWLIGLHAAAGLVHHYWVRDNTLTRMLPKGFGAGVNERQR, encoded by the coding sequence ATGACCCCAGATTCAGCAGTACACCGGTATGGAAAACTCTCGATCACCTTGCACTGGCTGATGTTGGCGCTGTTCATCGGCGTTTATGGCTGCATCGAGATCAAAGGGCTACTGCCCCGTGGAAATGATTTGAGGGGCCTTTTCCTGGGGCTTCACGGCTTATTCGGATTGAGCATTTTTGCCTTGGTCTGGGTGCGCTTGCTCGGGCGTCTCACGCCCCGACCACCGATTACTCCGGCCCTGCCCACCTGGCAGACCGGCGCCTCGCACCTCATGCACCTGGCGTTGTATGTGCTGATGATCGCAACGCCGCTATTGGCCTGGTTGATGCTGGCCGCCGGTGGCAAGCCGATGCCGTATTTCGAGTTTTTCCTGCCGGCGCCGGTGGCGGTTGATCCGGTGCTGGCCAAGCAATTCAAGCATTGGCATGAGTGGCTCGGCAGTGCCGGCTACTGGCTGATCGGTTTGCACGCGGCGGCGGGGTTGGTCCATCACTACTGGGTTCGCGACAACACGCTCACGCGCATGCTGCCCAAGGGCTTTGGTGCGGGTGTCAACGAGCGTCAGCGATAA
- a CDS encoding DUF6124 family protein, which translates to MFKVTPNPPDADPVSPYEPDSKKLNEAAERALNFHFPSNADIKATARKPSKLFAVAPEATAETLAVFLVETLASVDVMVHQLVDHLEGESRYALLGISNSIMVAEITANRVLDKIDLPK; encoded by the coding sequence ATGTTCAAGGTTACGCCCAATCCGCCGGACGCCGATCCGGTCTCCCCGTACGAACCCGATTCAAAGAAGCTCAACGAGGCCGCCGAGCGGGCTCTGAATTTCCACTTCCCTTCAAACGCCGACATCAAAGCCACCGCGCGTAAACCCAGCAAACTGTTTGCCGTAGCCCCAGAGGCCACGGCCGAAACCCTGGCGGTTTTTCTGGTCGAGACCCTGGCCTCGGTCGATGTGATGGTCCATCAGTTGGTGGATCATCTGGAGGGTGAGTCGCGCTACGCCCTGCTGGGTATTTCAAACAGCATCATGGTGGCGGAGATCACCGCGAACCGGGTGCTGGATAAGATTGATCTGCCCAAGTAG